A genomic stretch from Burkholderia pyrrocinia includes:
- a CDS encoding phospholipase D family protein → MLSRNRLAAACLAASLLATPFAAFGKTQSESLLQQAIDLVSRWLPAPTHEAPATQVVESAFSPDGGAEALVLKAIGAARSSIRVAAYSFTSPPVTRALLAAKRRGVNVAVVVDDKGNRAKSSKQALNLLINAGIPTRTIDAYAIHHDKYLVIDAEHVETGSFNYSASAASRNSENVVVVWNNPQLASRYLTHWQSRFDQGTPYRSSY, encoded by the coding sequence ATGTTGTCGCGCAATCGCCTCGCCGCTGCCTGCCTCGCCGCCTCCCTGCTCGCTACACCGTTCGCCGCCTTCGGCAAGACGCAAAGTGAATCGCTGCTTCAGCAGGCGATCGACCTTGTGTCGCGATGGCTGCCGGCGCCTACCCACGAAGCACCCGCGACACAGGTTGTCGAATCGGCGTTCTCGCCCGACGGCGGCGCCGAGGCACTCGTGCTGAAAGCGATCGGCGCCGCGCGCAGCTCGATTCGCGTCGCCGCGTATTCGTTCACGTCGCCGCCCGTCACGCGCGCGCTGCTCGCTGCCAAGCGACGCGGCGTCAATGTCGCCGTGGTCGTCGACGACAAGGGCAATCGCGCGAAGAGCAGCAAGCAGGCACTGAACCTGCTCATCAACGCAGGCATCCCGACGCGCACGATCGACGCCTATGCGATCCATCACGACAAGTACCTCGTGATCGACGCCGAGCACGTCGAGACCGGTTCGTTCAACTACTCTGCGTCGGCGGCCAGCCGCAATTCCGAGAACGTCGTCGTGGTGTGGAACAATCCACAACTCGCGTCACGCTACCTCACGCACTGGCAAAGCCGCTTCGACCAGGGCACGCCGTACCGCTCCAGCTACTGA
- a CDS encoding LysR family transcriptional regulator: protein MAAFLHGLALRYFVEVARTGSISDASARLHVAVSAISRQIAKLESELGAPLFERRPRGMALSEAGERLLAFAQRSLLEAEHVMKDIGGLDALHGSLLKIACSEGFAIDFLPGALASFKARHPGVDFSVWVVSPADATRRVRDGDVDVALTFSLAPEKGVRVEHTERAPIFALVRHDHPLAARAAVSLADVARHPHVLPEAGTTVRQLIDIACALDGLLLEPELTSNNTAAMYGYARRTGAVMFTGLLSVRDRFDADGFVVVPVTNPQLRERSIQVQTMAGRDLPASVRAFRDHLIDAMQVASSPPAAARGPRRRPVR from the coding sequence ATGGCGGCTTTCCTGCATGGCCTGGCGCTGCGGTATTTCGTCGAGGTGGCGCGCACCGGCTCGATCAGCGACGCATCCGCGCGGCTGCACGTGGCCGTGTCGGCGATCAGCCGCCAGATCGCGAAGCTCGAAAGCGAGCTCGGCGCGCCGCTGTTCGAGCGCCGGCCGCGCGGGATGGCGTTGTCGGAGGCCGGCGAGCGGCTGCTGGCCTTCGCGCAGCGCAGCCTGCTGGAGGCCGAGCATGTGATGAAGGACATTGGCGGGCTCGATGCGCTGCACGGCAGCCTGCTGAAGATCGCGTGTTCGGAGGGGTTCGCGATCGATTTCCTGCCCGGCGCGCTCGCGAGCTTCAAGGCGCGCCACCCGGGCGTCGATTTCTCCGTGTGGGTCGTGTCGCCGGCGGACGCGACGCGGCGTGTGCGCGACGGCGACGTGGACGTCGCGCTGACCTTCAGCCTCGCGCCGGAGAAAGGCGTGCGCGTCGAGCATACCGAGCGCGCGCCGATCTTCGCGCTGGTGCGGCATGACCATCCGCTCGCGGCGCGCGCCGCGGTGTCGCTCGCCGATGTCGCGCGGCATCCGCACGTGCTGCCCGAGGCCGGCACGACGGTGCGCCAGTTGATCGACATCGCGTGTGCGCTCGACGGGCTGCTGCTCGAGCCCGAACTGACGAGCAACAACACCGCGGCGATGTACGGCTATGCGCGGCGCACGGGTGCGGTGATGTTCACGGGGCTGCTGTCGGTGCGCGACCGCTTCGATGCGGACGGGTTCGTCGTCGTGCCCGTGACGAACCCGCAGCTTCGCGAGCGCAGCATCCAGGTGCAGACGATGGCGGGGCGCGATCTGCCCGCGTCGGTCCGGGCGTTCCGCGACCATCTGATCGACGCGATGCAGGTCGCATCGTCGCCGCCGGCCGCCGCGCGCGGCCCGAGACGCCGGCCCGTGAGATAA
- a CDS encoding MFS transporter, producing MNTTTLTSQEAARPSAAKIRRIIFAASIGNALEWFDLIVYGFFAVTIAKLFFPATSEATSLMLTLGTFGLSYLIRPIGGFVLGAYADRAGRKASLLLSIAMMMAGTLLIALMPTYASIGILAPLGIMLSRLMQGFSAGGEFASSTAFLVEHSPQRRGFMSSWQFASQGLATLLASGFGALLTSTLTTAQLESWGWRVPFLFGLAIGPVGLYIRRYVDEGVEFKTQARSEAPVRELFADQKLRLLLSIGALVISTAINYMVLYMPTYAIKQLGLPASTGFAATLATGFVLTLVTPVVGHLSDRTGRIRMMAVAAVLMLVTVWPTFAWLTRHASFATMLAALVWIGAMKAMYCGALPALMAELFPSQTRATGLAVSYNTGVTLFGGFAPFVITWLISTTGNRLSPAFYLMGCALLSLAALFVARTRLKMR from the coding sequence ATGAATACGACCACCCTGACCTCGCAGGAAGCCGCCCGCCCCAGCGCCGCGAAGATCCGGCGCATCATCTTCGCGGCGTCGATCGGCAACGCACTCGAATGGTTCGACCTGATCGTCTACGGCTTCTTCGCGGTGACGATCGCCAAGCTGTTCTTCCCCGCGACGAGCGAAGCGACGTCGCTGATGCTGACGCTCGGCACGTTCGGGCTGTCCTACCTGATCCGGCCGATCGGCGGCTTCGTGCTCGGCGCGTACGCGGACCGCGCGGGCCGCAAGGCGTCGCTGCTGCTGTCGATCGCGATGATGATGGCCGGTACGCTGCTGATCGCGCTGATGCCGACCTACGCATCGATCGGCATTCTCGCGCCGCTCGGGATCATGCTGTCGCGGCTGATGCAGGGCTTTTCCGCGGGCGGCGAATTCGCGAGTTCGACCGCGTTCCTCGTCGAGCACTCACCGCAGCGGCGCGGTTTCATGTCGAGCTGGCAGTTCGCGAGCCAGGGCCTCGCGACGCTGCTCGCATCGGGCTTCGGCGCACTGCTGACGTCCACGCTGACAACCGCGCAACTCGAAAGCTGGGGCTGGCGCGTGCCGTTCCTGTTCGGTCTCGCGATCGGCCCGGTCGGGCTGTACATCCGCCGCTATGTCGACGAAGGCGTCGAATTCAAGACGCAGGCACGCTCCGAAGCGCCGGTGCGCGAACTGTTCGCGGACCAGAAGTTGCGGCTGCTGTTGTCGATCGGCGCGCTGGTGATCTCGACCGCGATCAACTACATGGTGCTGTACATGCCGACCTATGCGATCAAGCAGCTCGGGCTGCCCGCATCGACGGGCTTCGCGGCGACGCTCGCGACCGGCTTCGTGCTGACGCTCGTCACGCCGGTCGTCGGCCATCTGTCCGATCGCACCGGGCGGATCCGCATGATGGCGGTCGCGGCCGTCCTGATGCTGGTCACCGTGTGGCCGACATTCGCATGGCTCACGCGCCACGCGTCGTTCGCGACGATGCTCGCCGCACTGGTCTGGATCGGTGCGATGAAAGCGATGTACTGCGGCGCGCTGCCGGCGCTGATGGCCGAGCTGTTTCCGTCGCAGACGCGCGCGACGGGCCTCGCGGTCAGCTACAACACGGGCGTCACGCTGTTCGGCGGCTTCGCGCCGTTCGTCATCACCTGGCTGATCAGCACGACCGGCAACCGGCTGTCGCCGGCGTTCTACCTGATGGGCTGCGCACTGCTGAGCCTTGCCGCGCTGTTCGTCGCGCGCACGCGGCTCAAGATGCGGTAA
- a CDS encoding M20 family metallopeptidase: MSRTAAIQHALNQFESGAFFTTLSRRVGLRTESQESGTGAALRAYLTDEIAPEAARLGFTSRIVDNPVDGGGPFLLASRHEDDALPTVLIYGHGDVVRGYDAQWRAPLSPWTLTADGDRWYGRGSADNKGQHTINLAALASVLDARGGRLGFNAKLLIEMGEETGSPGLDALCRQEHDALAADVLIASDGPRIAAARPTVFLGSRGSVNFRLSLRARDGAHHSGNWGGLLRNPAIVLAHALASLVDARGAIRVAGLRPPPIPAVVRDALADLSVGGGPGDPALDANWGEPGLSAAERVFGWNTFEILAFKAGNPEHPVNAIPPAAYAHCQLRFVVGTDWQALHAHLRAHLDAHGFGDIEIDIERGAPATRVPPDDPWVRWAVASLARTTGKKPAILPNLGGTLPNEVFADTLGLPTLWVPHSYPACSQHAPDEHLLASVVSEGLQMMAGLFWDLGDDAPPVRRAAPAAAGATL; encoded by the coding sequence TTGAGCCGTACCGCCGCCATCCAGCACGCGCTGAACCAGTTCGAATCCGGTGCGTTCTTCACGACCCTGAGCCGCCGCGTCGGCCTGCGCACCGAAAGCCAGGAAAGCGGCACCGGTGCCGCGCTGCGCGCGTACCTGACCGACGAGATCGCGCCCGAGGCCGCCCGCCTCGGCTTCACGTCGCGGATCGTCGACAATCCCGTCGACGGCGGCGGCCCGTTCCTGCTCGCATCGCGCCACGAGGACGACGCGCTGCCGACCGTGCTGATCTACGGTCACGGCGACGTCGTGCGCGGCTATGACGCGCAGTGGCGCGCGCCGCTGTCGCCGTGGACGCTGACGGCCGACGGCGACCGCTGGTACGGCCGCGGCAGCGCCGACAACAAGGGCCAGCACACGATCAACCTGGCCGCGCTGGCGAGCGTGCTCGACGCGCGCGGCGGCCGGCTCGGCTTCAATGCGAAGCTGCTGATCGAGATGGGCGAGGAAACGGGGTCGCCGGGCCTCGACGCGCTGTGCCGCCAGGAGCACGACGCGCTCGCGGCCGACGTGTTGATCGCGTCCGACGGCCCGCGTATCGCCGCCGCGCGCCCGACCGTGTTCCTCGGCTCGCGCGGCTCGGTCAACTTCAGGCTGAGCCTGCGCGCGCGCGACGGCGCGCACCACTCCGGCAACTGGGGCGGGCTGCTGCGCAATCCGGCGATCGTGCTCGCGCATGCGCTCGCGAGCCTCGTCGACGCGCGCGGCGCGATTCGCGTCGCGGGGCTGCGCCCGCCGCCGATCCCGGCCGTCGTGCGCGACGCGCTCGCCGACCTTTCCGTCGGCGGCGGCCCCGGCGATCCGGCGCTCGACGCCAACTGGGGCGAGCCCGGCCTGTCCGCGGCCGAGCGCGTGTTCGGCTGGAACACGTTCGAGATTCTCGCGTTCAAGGCCGGCAACCCCGAGCACCCCGTCAATGCGATCCCGCCCGCCGCGTATGCGCACTGCCAGCTGCGCTTCGTCGTCGGCACCGACTGGCAAGCGCTGCATGCGCACCTGCGCGCGCACCTCGATGCGCACGGTTTCGGCGACATCGAGATCGACATCGAGCGCGGCGCACCGGCGACGCGCGTGCCGCCGGACGATCCGTGGGTCCGCTGGGCCGTCGCGTCGCTGGCGCGGACCACCGGCAAGAAGCCCGCGATCCTGCCGAATCTCGGCGGCACGCTGCCGAACGAAGTGTTCGCCGACACGCTCGGGCTGCCGACGCTGTGGGTGCCGCACTCGTACCCGGCGTGCTCGCAGCATGCGCCCGACGAGCACCTGCTCGCGAGCGTCGTCAGCGAGGGGCTGCAGATGATGGCCGGCCTCTTCTGGGATCTCGGCGACGACGCGCCGCCCGTTCGCCGCGCGGCGCCCGCCGCGGCCGGCGCCACCCTGTAA
- the mnmH gene encoding tRNA 2-selenouridine(34) synthase MnmH, protein MKNLIVTLDRAGEFDEIIDVRTPLEFAEDHIPGALNAPVLSNEERVLVGTMYRQVSPYEATRVGAAMVARNIARHLDTTFADRPRNWRPLIYCWRGGKRSGSMTAWFNLIGWQARQLDGGYKAYRRSVCATLDTLPTRFRYIALVGHTGCGKTRLLNALRDAGAQTLDLEALACHRGSLLGALPGTPQPAQKGFDSGLVETLGRFDPEWPVFVESESRKIGLVQLPIALIDAFHAGPWVQVEAAHDERIAFLLDDYGHLFDEPAAFKAQLHRLIGLHSREEVAHWNALIDANARAELFTLLIDKHYDPAYARTYRTAYGKPNRALTFTFRPNAADARDQASALLAQLAQAGLPASAALAAGAKSETDKNQSTTTR, encoded by the coding sequence TTGAAGAACCTGATTGTCACCCTCGATCGCGCCGGCGAGTTCGACGAGATCATCGACGTGCGCACACCGCTCGAGTTCGCCGAGGACCATATTCCCGGCGCGCTGAACGCGCCCGTGCTCAGCAACGAAGAGCGCGTGCTCGTCGGCACGATGTACCGTCAGGTGTCGCCGTACGAGGCGACCCGCGTCGGCGCGGCGATGGTCGCGCGCAACATTGCGCGCCATCTCGACACGACGTTCGCCGACCGTCCGCGCAACTGGCGGCCGCTGATCTATTGCTGGCGCGGCGGCAAGCGCTCCGGCTCGATGACGGCCTGGTTCAACCTGATCGGCTGGCAGGCGCGCCAGCTCGACGGCGGCTACAAGGCGTATCGCCGCTCGGTATGCGCGACGCTCGACACGCTGCCGACGCGCTTTCGCTATATCGCGCTCGTCGGCCACACGGGCTGCGGCAAGACGCGCCTTTTGAACGCGCTGCGCGACGCGGGGGCGCAGACGCTCGATCTCGAGGCGCTCGCGTGCCATCGCGGCTCGCTGCTCGGTGCACTGCCGGGCACGCCTCAGCCGGCGCAGAAGGGGTTCGATTCGGGGCTCGTCGAAACGCTCGGACGTTTCGACCCCGAATGGCCGGTGTTCGTCGAATCGGAAAGCCGCAAGATCGGGCTCGTGCAGTTGCCGATCGCGCTGATCGACGCGTTTCACGCGGGGCCGTGGGTGCAGGTCGAAGCGGCGCACGACGAGCGCATCGCGTTCCTGCTCGACGATTACGGCCACCTGTTCGACGAACCGGCCGCGTTCAAGGCGCAGCTCCATCGGCTGATCGGCCTGCACAGCCGCGAAGAGGTCGCGCACTGGAACGCGCTGATCGATGCGAACGCGCGGGCCGAACTGTTCACCTTGCTGATCGACAAGCATTACGATCCCGCTTATGCGCGCACCTACCGCACGGCATACGGCAAGCCGAACCGGGCGCTGACCTTCACTTTCCGGCCCAACGCGGCCGACGCGCGCGATCAGGCAAGCGCGCTGCTGGCCCAACTCGCGCAGGCCGGGCTGCCCGCGTCGGCCGCGCTTGCGGCAGGTGCGAAATCCGAAACCGATAAAAACCAATCGACGACTACACGATGA
- a CDS encoding PaaI family thioesterase, giving the protein MNPLSLSGLDLLRAAVVGDVPLASISETIPMRPLDVELGYVKFSARADGRHLNPLGGVHGGFAATVLDSVTGCAVHSMLDAGVGYGTVDLHVKMLRPVPRDVDLIAEGRVIHLSRSLGVAEGTLKTPDDKIVAHASATCFIQRPQ; this is encoded by the coding sequence ATGAATCCGCTTTCCCTGTCTGGTCTCGATCTGCTGCGTGCCGCGGTGGTGGGCGATGTGCCGCTTGCGTCGATCTCGGAGACGATCCCGATGCGTCCGCTGGACGTCGAACTCGGCTATGTGAAATTTTCGGCGCGAGCGGATGGTCGGCACCTGAATCCGCTCGGCGGCGTGCACGGCGGGTTCGCCGCGACGGTGCTCGATTCGGTCACGGGTTGCGCGGTGCATTCGATGCTCGACGCGGGTGTCGGCTACGGCACGGTCGATCTGCATGTGAAGATGCTGCGGCCCGTGCCGCGCGACGTCGACCTGATCGCGGAAGGGCGCGTGATTCACCTGTCGCGTTCGCTGGGCGTCGCGGAGGGCACGCTGAAGACGCCGGACGACAAGATCGTCGCGCATGCGTCGGCGACCTGCTTCATTCAGCGGCCTCAGTAA
- a CDS encoding NADP(H)-dependent aldo-keto reductase, producing MEYRTLGDSGIEVSLVGLGTMTWGEQNSERDAHEQIDYAIGQGVTLIDAAEMYPVPPKPDTQGRTEQYIGTWLAQHRAQRDRIVLATKIAGPARQPHNPRHIRGEGNQFDRKNLTEALDGSLKRLQTDYVDLYQLHWPDRSTTTFGRPAYPWVDDAYTVPIEETLGVLAEFVKAGKVRAIGVSNETPWGVAQFLRAAEKLGLPRIASIQNPYSLLNRTFENGLSEFTHRDGVGLLAYSPLAFGWLSGKYENGARPAGARITLFERFQRYSKPQAVEATSRYVALAKRHGLSPAQLALAFVNSRPFVRSNLVGATSLEQLKENIGSIDVKLSDEILAEIDALHEQQPNPAP from the coding sequence ATGGAATACCGCACACTCGGCGATTCGGGCATCGAGGTCAGCCTGGTCGGTCTCGGCACGATGACGTGGGGCGAACAGAATTCGGAACGCGACGCGCACGAGCAGATCGACTACGCGATCGGGCAGGGCGTGACGCTGATCGATGCCGCGGAGATGTATCCGGTGCCGCCGAAGCCCGACACGCAAGGGCGCACCGAGCAGTACATCGGCACCTGGCTCGCGCAGCATCGCGCGCAGCGCGACCGGATCGTGCTTGCCACGAAGATCGCGGGTCCGGCACGGCAGCCGCACAACCCGCGCCATATTCGTGGCGAAGGCAACCAGTTCGACCGCAAGAACCTGACCGAGGCGCTCGACGGCAGCCTCAAGCGGCTGCAGACCGACTACGTCGATCTCTACCAGCTGCACTGGCCCGATCGCAGCACGACGACGTTCGGCCGTCCCGCGTATCCGTGGGTCGACGACGCGTACACGGTGCCGATCGAGGAAACCCTCGGCGTGCTCGCGGAATTCGTGAAAGCCGGCAAGGTGCGCGCCATCGGCGTGTCGAATGAAACGCCGTGGGGTGTCGCGCAGTTCCTGCGTGCGGCCGAGAAGCTCGGGCTGCCGCGCATCGCGAGTATCCAGAATCCGTACAGCCTGCTGAACCGCACGTTCGAGAACGGGTTGTCGGAATTCACGCATCGCGACGGCGTCGGCCTGCTCGCGTATTCGCCGCTCGCATTCGGCTGGCTGTCCGGCAAGTACGAGAACGGTGCACGCCCGGCCGGCGCGCGCATCACGCTGTTCGAGCGCTTCCAGCGCTACAGCAAGCCGCAGGCCGTCGAGGCGACGTCGCGCTACGTCGCGCTCGCGAAGCGTCACGGGCTGTCGCCCGCGCAGCTCGCGCTCGCGTTCGTCAACAGCCGGCCGTTCGTGCGCAGCAACCTGGTCGGTGCGACGTCGCTCGAGCAGTTGAAGGAGAACATCGGCAGTATCGACGTGAAGCTGTCCGACGAGATCCTCGCCGAGATCGACGCACTGCACGAACAGCAGCCGAACCCGGCGCCGTAA
- a CDS encoding winged helix-turn-helix transcriptional regulator gives MKWDDIGTLNCSVARTLAVLGDRWTMLILRNAFLGCRRFDAFQAQLGLTRHVLAERLARLVDEGVLVKRAYQERPPRFEYRLTEKGLDLYPALLALMAWGDRWKDDGQGPPVQLRHRACGQLIHAVTVCSACGEPLDARDVQPEPGPGWIAPDETGTPAVED, from the coding sequence ATGAAATGGGATGACATCGGCACGCTGAACTGCTCGGTCGCACGCACGCTCGCCGTACTCGGCGACCGCTGGACCATGCTGATCCTCCGCAACGCATTCCTCGGCTGCCGCCGCTTCGACGCATTCCAGGCACAGCTTGGCCTCACGCGCCATGTACTGGCCGAACGCCTCGCGCGGCTCGTCGACGAAGGCGTGCTGGTCAAGCGCGCGTATCAGGAGCGCCCGCCGCGCTTCGAATACCGGCTGACGGAAAAAGGCCTCGACCTGTACCCGGCCCTGCTCGCGCTGATGGCGTGGGGCGACCGCTGGAAGGACGACGGCCAGGGGCCGCCGGTGCAATTGCGTCACCGTGCCTGCGGCCAGTTGATACATGCGGTTACCGTGTGCTCGGCCTGCGGCGAACCGCTCGACGCACGCGACGTGCAGCCGGAGCCCGGGCCCGGATGGATCGCGCCCGACGAAACCGGGACGCCGGCGGTCGAGGATTGA